The following are encoded in a window of Lactobacillus panisapium genomic DNA:
- the tsf gene encoding translation elongation factor Ts, whose protein sequence is MANITAKQVKELRDRTGAGMMDSKKALVEANGDIEKAIDILRENGVAKAAKKSGRIAAEGLAEYAFEGNTAALVEINSETDFVSSNDKFIKLVDDVTKAILAAKPANVEEALKAPMGDSTIGEEITNLTAVIGEKITLRRFDLINKNDDEVFGAYKHNGGAIVAVVTLKGDSEEAAKNIAMHVAAINPEYLDKDSVPKADFDRQKAVFTKETENEGKPANIIPKIVEGRVNKYLSEICLVDQPYVKDGDMTVAEYAKSEGCEVVAYTRYEVGEGIEKKQEDFAAEVQEQMK, encoded by the coding sequence ATGGCAAATATTACTGCTAAACAAGTTAAAGAGTTACGTGATCGTACTGGTGCCGGAATGATGGACTCCAAGAAGGCTTTGGTTGAAGCTAACGGAGACATTGAAAAGGCAATTGATATCTTAAGAGAAAATGGTGTTGCTAAAGCTGCTAAGAAGAGTGGTAGAATTGCTGCTGAAGGTTTAGCAGAATACGCTTTTGAAGGTAACACTGCTGCTCTTGTTGAAATCAACTCAGAAACTGATTTCGTTTCATCAAATGATAAGTTCATTAAGTTGGTTGATGATGTAACTAAGGCTATTCTTGCTGCAAAGCCAGCTAACGTTGAAGAAGCTTTAAAGGCACCAATGGGTGATTCAACTATTGGTGAAGAAATCACTAACTTAACTGCTGTTATTGGTGAAAAGATCACTTTAAGAAGATTTGATTTAATTAATAAGAACGATGATGAAGTTTTTGGTGCTTACAAGCATAATGGCGGTGCAATTGTTGCTGTTGTTACCTTAAAGGGTGACAGCGAAGAAGCAGCAAAGAACATTGCAATGCATGTTGCTGCAATTAACCCAGAATACCTTGATAAGGATTCTGTTCCAAAGGCTGACTTTGATCGCCAAAAGGCTGTTTTCACTAAGGAAACTGAGAATGAAGGTAAACCTGCCAACATTATTCCTAAGATTGTTGAAGGTCGTGTCAACAAGTACTTAAGTGAAATTTGTTTAGTTGACCAACCTTACGTTAAGGATGGCGACATGACAGTAGCTGAATATGCTAAGTCAGAAGGCTGTGAAGTTGTTGCATACACTCGCTATGAAGTTGGCGAAGGTATTGAAAAGAAGCAAGAAGACTTTGCTGCTGAAGTTCAAGAACAAATGAAATAA
- the rpsB gene encoding 30S ribosomal protein S2 — translation MSVVSMKQLLEAGVHFGHQTRRWDPKMAPYIFTQRNGIYIIDLQKTIKMLDDAYAFVRAVAQDGGVILFVGTKKQAQDSIAEEATRAGQYYVNQRWLGGTLTNWKTIQSRVQRLKDLKKMSEDGTFDVLPKKEASLLTKEMDKLERFLGGIEDMPRIPDVMFVVDPKKEKIAVHEANILGIPVVAMVDTNTDPDPVDVVIPSNDDAIRAIRLISGAMADAVIEGKQGQDDSDANVEAEMAKDAAADDAEQAAETEESSEED, via the coding sequence ATGTCAGTAGTTTCAATGAAACAATTACTTGAAGCTGGTGTCCACTTCGGTCACCAAACTAGAAGATGGGACCCTAAGATGGCTCCATATATCTTCACTCAAAGAAACGGTATCTACATTATTGATTTGCAAAAAACTATCAAGATGTTGGATGACGCTTATGCTTTTGTTAGAGCCGTTGCTCAAGACGGTGGAGTTATCTTGTTTGTTGGTACAAAGAAGCAAGCACAAGATTCAATCGCTGAAGAAGCAACTCGTGCAGGTCAATACTACGTTAACCAACGTTGGTTAGGTGGTACTTTGACTAACTGGAAGACTATCCAAAGTAGAGTTCAAAGATTAAAAGATTTAAAGAAGATGTCAGAAGATGGTACCTTTGATGTATTACCAAAGAAGGAAGCTTCACTTTTGACTAAAGAAATGGACAAACTTGAAAGATTCTTAGGTGGTATCGAAGATATGCCTAGAATTCCTGATGTTATGTTCGTAGTTGACCCTAAGAAGGAAAAGATTGCTGTTCACGAAGCTAACATTTTAGGTATCCCTGTTGTTGCTATGGTTGACACTAATACTGATCCAGATCCAGTTGATGTTGTTATTCCTTCAAACGATGATGCAATCCGTGCTATTCGCTTAATTTCAGGTGCAATGGCTGATGCAGTTATCGAAGGAAAACAAGGCCAAGATGACAGCGATGCAAACGTTGAAGCTGAAATGGCTAAAGACGCTGCAGCTGATGACGCAGAACAAGCAGCTGAAACTGAAGAAAGTTCAGAAGAAGATTAA
- a CDS encoding GIY-YIG nuclease family protein: protein MVNLSKNERIDYMYSDNLKIIQDKDAFSFSLDTLLLAATAKDAIKDSSKVADLCSGNCAASIYMAYFNRAKYDAVEIQPEAASQAMRSVQLNQMENRIHVFQKNVKDAAQFLRKDSYDVIVINPPYFKVAKDHKVNPDPKKAIARHEIMITLEEIIAVASGLLKMKGKMYMVHRPERLNEIAYFCLKHDLSIKFIQPYVSHRGEDTNLIIIEAVRHTASDGLVLKDAIEVHDHDGSFLPAIQKIIRETPEEKAKHDQQAKYYFYVLLCSDGSFYGGFTNNLTKRLEAHNTGKGAKYTKNRRPVKMIYHEEFSDKRLALKREYWFKHHTRQWKEKFLHEHAVNF from the coding sequence ATGGTAAATTTGAGCAAAAATGAACGAATCGACTATATGTATAGCGATAATTTGAAAATTATTCAAGATAAAGATGCCTTTAGTTTTTCACTTGATACCTTATTATTGGCGGCTACGGCCAAAGACGCGATTAAAGATAGCTCTAAAGTTGCAGACTTATGTTCTGGCAATTGTGCTGCGAGCATTTATATGGCTTATTTTAACCGAGCAAAGTATGATGCAGTTGAAATTCAACCAGAAGCGGCTTCACAGGCTATGCGTTCTGTCCAATTGAATCAAATGGAAAATCGGATCCATGTTTTTCAAAAAAACGTTAAGGATGCCGCCCAGTTTTTGCGAAAAGATTCTTATGATGTGATTGTCATCAATCCACCTTATTTTAAAGTTGCCAAAGATCACAAGGTTAATCCTGATCCTAAAAAGGCAATTGCCCGCCATGAAATAATGATTACTTTAGAAGAAATTATTGCAGTTGCTAGTGGTTTATTAAAAATGAAGGGCAAGATGTACATGGTTCATCGACCCGAACGGTTAAATGAAATTGCCTATTTTTGTTTAAAACATGACCTAAGTATTAAGTTCATTCAGCCTTATGTTTCTCATCGCGGCGAAGATACAAACTTGATTATAATTGAAGCTGTCAGGCACACTGCTAGTGATGGCTTAGTTTTAAAAGATGCTATTGAAGTTCACGATCACGATGGCTCATTTTTACCAGCGATTCAAAAAATCATTCGCGAAACACCAGAAGAAAAAGCCAAGCACGATCAACAAGCAAAATATTACTTTTATGTTTTATTGTGCAGCGATGGAAGTTTTTATGGCGGCTTTACTAACAATTTAACTAAAAGGCTTGAGGCCCATAATACGGGGAAGGGTGCCAAATATACTAAAAATAGGCGACCGGTCAAAATGATCTATCATGAAGAATTTAGTGATAAACGCTTAGCTTTAAAAAGAGAATATTGGTTTAAACACCATACACGCCAATGGAAAGAAAAATTTTTACATGAGCATGCTGTTAATTTTTAG
- a CDS encoding lysophospholipid acyltransferase family protein: MFYHIIRPIARFIVWVLNGHLHVNHQDRIPEGNYILAAPHRTWWEPILFALAASPKEFMFMTKIELFKNPILRFILKHAHAFPVDRKNPGPSALKTPIKGLRKGNYSLIIFPSGTRHSAELKSGTIAIAKLSGKPIVPVVYQGPLTFTGLLKREPLEVCFGHPFRVDPKIRLTHENEHLLDNQLKDAWKKIDQEQNPAFHYHAK, encoded by the coding sequence ATGTTTTATCACATTATACGGCCCATCGCCCGCTTCATTGTGTGGGTGTTAAACGGGCATTTACATGTTAATCATCAAGATCGTATTCCCGAGGGAAATTATATCTTGGCTGCACCTCACCGTACTTGGTGGGAGCCGATTTTATTTGCACTAGCTGCTAGCCCTAAGGAATTTATGTTTATGACTAAAATTGAATTATTCAAAAATCCAATTTTGCGCTTTATTTTAAAGCACGCACATGCATTTCCAGTTGATCGTAAAAATCCAGGTCCATCCGCTTTAAAAACCCCAATAAAGGGATTAAGAAAAGGCAATTACTCACTGATCATTTTCCCATCCGGTACCCGTCATTCCGCTGAACTTAAAAGTGGGACAATTGCCATTGCTAAATTATCTGGTAAACCAATTGTTCCGGTTGTTTATCAGGGGCCGTTAACTTTTACTGGGCTATTGAAAAGGGAACCGTTAGAAGTTTGTTTTGGGCACCCATTTCGGGTAGATCCAAAAATAAGGTTAACCCACGAAAATGAACATCTTTTAGATAATCAGCTAAAAGATGCTTGGAAAAAAATTGATCAGGAACAAAACCCTGCTTTTCACTATCATGCAAAGTAA
- a CDS encoding SAM-dependent methyltransferase: MLEKSFYKKMLSKSFPFPIKVSYWDGKSEIYGNGTPNIEIVFNEKIPISDITRNASLALGEAYMDKKIEINGSLQKLIFGAYESADSFMRSSKFRKFMPHQKHTEEQSEKDVQSHYDIGNDFYRLWLDPTMTYSCAYFKKDNEDDLEKAQIDKIKHILEKLNPEKGKTLLDIGCGWGTLMLTAAKEYGLKVTGVTLSEEQYKLVQKKIYDENLQDVAEVKLEDYRELGNEQWDYITSVGMFEHVGKENLGQYFADVAKYLKKDGVALIHGITRQQGGASNAWIDRYIFPGGYIPGLEENVHHIVASGLQIDDMEMLRRHYQRTLEIWDNNFNKQRDVIEKKMGERFTRMWDLYLQACAASFESGNIDVVQYLLTKGASGKNLPMTRDYMLGQ; this comes from the coding sequence TTGTTAGAAAAGTCGTTTTATAAGAAGATGCTAAGCAAGTCATTTCCTTTTCCAATTAAGGTAAGTTATTGGGATGGCAAAAGTGAAATTTACGGCAATGGCACTCCCAATATTGAAATTGTTTTTAATGAAAAAATTCCAATTAGTGATATAACGCGCAATGCTTCCCTAGCTTTAGGAGAAGCATATATGGACAAAAAAATCGAAATAAATGGTAGTTTGCAGAAGCTGATTTTTGGTGCTTATGAAAGTGCTGATAGTTTTATGCGTTCCAGCAAGTTTCGTAAATTTATGCCTCACCAAAAACACACTGAAGAACAAAGTGAAAAAGACGTTCAAAGTCATTATGATATCGGAAACGATTTTTACCGTCTTTGGTTAGATCCAACCATGACATACTCATGTGCCTATTTTAAAAAGGACAATGAGGATGACTTAGAAAAAGCACAAATTGACAAAATTAAGCATATTCTTGAAAAGCTGAATCCTGAAAAGGGTAAAACATTGCTAGATATCGGTTGTGGTTGGGGAACCTTAATGCTCACCGCAGCTAAAGAATATGGTTTAAAAGTCACTGGTGTTACTCTCAGTGAAGAACAATACAAGCTAGTTCAAAAGAAGATTTATGATGAAAACCTGCAAGATGTAGCTGAAGTTAAGCTTGAAGATTACCGTGAACTTGGCAATGAGCAGTGGGATTATATTACATCTGTTGGGATGTTTGAGCATGTTGGCAAAGAAAACTTGGGTCAATATTTCGCTGATGTTGCCAAATACCTTAAAAAGGATGGCGTTGCGTTAATTCACGGCATAACTCGTCAGCAAGGTGGAGCAAGTAACGCATGGATTGACCGTTACATTTTCCCAGGTGGTTATATCCCCGGCTTAGAAGAAAACGTTCATCACATCGTTGCAAGTGGCTTGCAAATTGATGATATGGAAATGCTTAGACGCCATTATCAAAGAACTTTGGAAATTTGGGACAATAATTTTAATAAGCAACGTGATGTTATTGAAAAGAAAATGGGTGAACGCTTCACCCGAATGTGGGACTTGTACTTACAGGCCTGTGCAGCCTCTTTTGAATCAGGTAACATTGATGTTGTCCAATATTTACTAACAAAAGGTGCTTCAGGTAAAAACTTACCAATGACACGCGATTATATGCTAGGTCAATAA
- a CDS encoding FAD-binding oxidoreductase — protein sequence MEYHKIDQTDRTNLSKFISDPERFINQPTKHWDHDQFRTVTALPDLVIQPVNNEEVIQVVKYANEKHIPLVPRGNSTGLMGANLSVDGGISLDMVKMNKILEYDPDGLTMTVQAGIRLKDIEEYLADKPFTYMPAPAMHWATIGGNVSTNAGGLKAIKYGVTREHIRELKVVLTNGKLYKFGSKAVKSSSGYSLKDLIIGAEGTLGVVTEVTLRLYPKPHKTINAIIPFPTLNDAIKSVPAILASGVVPTTVEFMGRKVIKLWEKYANDEFPIKNGDGFIIMGLDSFTEGEWRAELDQALETVKKFKAEEAIVLSADSEEAKKIWKCREELLLAIQKSTPKMDEIDVCVPINHIPDVLDRIEELEKELKIRIPSFGHAGDGNLHIYLCSDEMTPEEYAKTSDKVISELYKTAKSLDGNMSGEHGIGYARANYYEEFYGHDYTELLREVKKLFDPNDIVNPGKIFER from the coding sequence ATGGAATATCATAAAATAGATCAAACTGATCGGACAAACTTAAGTAAATTTATTTCCGATCCAGAACGTTTTATTAATCAACCTACAAAGCACTGGGATCACGATCAATTTCGGACAGTAACCGCTCTGCCGGACTTGGTTATTCAACCGGTTAATAATGAAGAAGTTATCCAAGTAGTTAAGTATGCGAATGAAAAGCACATTCCTCTGGTACCACGGGGTAATTCAACCGGCTTGATGGGAGCCAATTTATCTGTTGACGGCGGTATTTCTCTTGATATGGTTAAAATGAATAAGATCTTGGAATATGATCCAGATGGCTTAACAATGACCGTACAAGCAGGAATAAGATTAAAGGATATCGAAGAATATTTGGCTGATAAGCCATTTACTTATATGCCAGCACCTGCAATGCATTGGGCAACAATTGGTGGTAATGTGTCAACTAATGCTGGTGGGTTAAAGGCAATTAAATACGGCGTAACCAGAGAACATATTCGTGAGTTAAAAGTGGTTTTAACGAATGGCAAATTATATAAGTTTGGTTCTAAAGCGGTAAAATCATCTTCCGGCTACTCTTTAAAAGACTTAATTATTGGAGCGGAAGGAACGCTTGGTGTGGTAACGGAAGTAACATTGAGACTATATCCTAAACCACATAAGACAATCAATGCTATCATTCCTTTCCCAACTTTAAATGATGCTATTAAATCAGTACCAGCAATTTTAGCTTCTGGAGTTGTACCAACAACCGTTGAATTTATGGGCAGAAAAGTAATTAAGTTATGGGAAAAATATGCTAATGATGAATTTCCAATCAAGAATGGTGATGGTTTTATCATTATGGGCCTAGACTCATTCACTGAGGGAGAATGGCGTGCAGAATTGGATCAAGCACTAGAAACTGTTAAAAAGTTTAAAGCTGAAGAAGCAATTGTTTTAAGTGCAGACTCTGAAGAAGCTAAAAAGATTTGGAAGTGTCGGGAAGAGCTATTGTTGGCAATTCAGAAATCAACGCCAAAAATGGATGAAATTGATGTTTGCGTGCCAATTAATCATATTCCTGATGTGCTGGACCGAATTGAAGAGTTAGAAAAAGAGTTAAAGATCAGAATACCTAGTTTTGGTCATGCTGGCGACGGTAATTTGCACATCTATCTCTGCTCTGATGAAATGACACCAGAAGAATATGCTAAAACTAGTGATAAAGTCATTTCAGAACTCTATAAGACGGCTAAGTCATTAGATGGCAATATGTCTGGTGAACACGGAATTGGTTATGCACGAGCAAATTACTACGAAGAGTTCTATGGTCATGATTATACAGAGCTATTGCGTGAGGTTAAAAAGTTATTTGATCCAAATGACATTGTTAATCCAGGAAAAATCTTTGAAAGGTAA
- a CDS encoding ABC transporter ATP-binding protein, with product MNSLEEQNNYGSVWSKEIPVKEQIGIFKRLLRFVMHFKNEMIIAGVGAFLVSVINMLLPYGLQYFLDNYLVKANVTTQVILFAGFLYAFGSVIKGILQFTYEYFFALGSEKSLEGLRSALYQKLHQLGMRYFDQTPAGSIVSRVTNDTMTLSNFLTVLSSVVISFFSIISALVAMFTTNFLAGLIVLAFLPILLLIIWQYSKRSSKLYRSYRERLSRINTNLNESIEGVSLIQQFKQEKRMTGHFESENTALMKTRFNMINLNSLLLSPLTSLLYSLALALTLMYFGFPLRQTFVPAGVVYAFSQYISQFFNPIANMMDQMTFFQDGIVAGKRIFRILDNTDYEPKQQEQPGLTITQGKIEFKHVSFSYDGKNEILHDISFTVNSGETLGIVGHTGSGKSSIINVMMRFYEFYQGEVLIDGVDIKKYPKKELRQKLGLVLQEPFMFYGDINSNIRLYNQNITDDEIKAAAKTVQADSFIEKLPGKYHAKVGENGSEFSQGQRQLISFARTLVTDPKILVLDEATANVDTETETLIQQGLKSLRKGRTTLAIAHRLSTIVDADQIIVLNDGKIIERGNHEELLSQKGYYYNLYTLQNNQN from the coding sequence GTGAATAGCTTGGAAGAACAAAATAATTATGGATCAGTCTGGTCCAAAGAAATACCTGTCAAGGAACAAATTGGCATCTTCAAGCGACTACTTCGTTTTGTGATGCACTTTAAAAATGAAATGATTATTGCTGGTGTGGGTGCATTTCTTGTCAGCGTCATTAATATGCTGTTACCGTATGGTCTGCAGTATTTCTTGGATAATTATTTAGTCAAAGCCAATGTTACGACACAAGTGATTTTATTTGCCGGTTTTTTATATGCTTTTGGCTCAGTAATTAAGGGTATTCTACAATTTACCTACGAATACTTTTTTGCTCTTGGATCCGAAAAGTCATTGGAGGGCCTACGGTCGGCTTTGTACCAAAAACTCCATCAGTTGGGAATGCGTTATTTTGACCAAACGCCAGCAGGCTCAATTGTGTCAAGAGTAACAAATGATACAATGACTTTGAGCAATTTTTTAACGGTCCTATCTAGTGTCGTTATCTCTTTCTTTTCGATTATTTCAGCGCTAGTAGCAATGTTTACAACTAATTTTTTAGCTGGACTAATCGTACTGGCTTTTTTGCCAATTTTATTACTTATTATTTGGCAATATTCTAAAAGAAGTTCCAAACTCTATCGTAGTTACCGTGAGCGGTTAAGCCGGATAAACACTAATTTAAATGAATCAATTGAAGGTGTTTCTCTGATTCAGCAATTCAAGCAAGAAAAACGAATGACTGGCCATTTTGAAAGTGAAAACACGGCACTAATGAAAACCCGTTTTAACATGATCAATCTTAATTCGCTTTTACTTTCGCCCTTAACTAGTTTGCTCTATTCTCTTGCACTTGCTTTAACTTTAATGTACTTTGGCTTTCCACTACGCCAGACTTTTGTGCCTGCGGGTGTTGTGTACGCTTTTTCACAATATATCTCACAGTTTTTTAATCCGATTGCAAACATGATGGATCAGATGACCTTTTTCCAAGACGGAATAGTTGCTGGTAAGAGAATTTTTCGAATTTTAGATAATACTGATTATGAACCTAAGCAGCAAGAACAACCGGGATTAACAATCACACAAGGGAAAATTGAATTTAAGCACGTAAGCTTTTCCTACGATGGAAAAAATGAAATTTTACACGATATTTCCTTTACCGTTAATTCAGGAGAAACTCTTGGAATCGTAGGTCATACAGGTTCCGGTAAAAGTTCAATCATTAATGTTATGATGCGCTTTTATGAATTCTACCAGGGTGAAGTTTTAATTGACGGCGTAGATATTAAGAAGTACCCGAAAAAGGAATTACGGCAAAAATTAGGTCTAGTTTTACAAGAACCATTCATGTTTTATGGTGATATTAATTCTAATATTAGGCTGTATAATCAAAACATTACTGATGACGAAATTAAGGCTGCCGCAAAAACTGTCCAGGCTGACAGTTTTATTGAAAAATTGCCTGGCAAATATCACGCTAAGGTTGGCGAGAATGGCAGCGAATTTAGTCAAGGGCAACGACAATTGATTTCTTTTGCACGAACTTTAGTAACTGATCCTAAAATCTTGGTTTTAGATGAAGCTACTGCAAATGTTGATACCGAAACAGAAACCTTGATTCAACAGGGATTGAAGAGCTTACGAAAGGGAAGAACAACTTTAGCGATTGCTCACCGTTTATCAACTATCGTCGATGCTGACCAGATTATTGTTCTAAATGATGGTAAGATTATTGAACGTGGTAACCACGAGGAACTGCTTTCCCAAAAGGGTTATTATTATAACTTATATACCCTTCAAAATAACCAAAATTAA
- a CDS encoding ABC transporter ATP-binding protein, which translates to MGIFFKLGWFFKKEKKRYLIGVTFLALTSVINLVPPRILGLMADQLDKGHISWQEYGLLILTIIFAALLLYGFRYLWRRQIWGGAAELELQLRSKLFRHFMEMDRTFYQRHRTGDLMAHATNDVSAIQEVAGEGVLTLVDSLLMSVSTMIAMIIFVDWRLTIVALIPLPFLAWGAWKLGDQLYDAFDESQAAFSRLNNKTQESVSGIKVLKTFGQGKEDTQAFNDMIANTIKINKRVFKWDSLFDPLGTLLIGLTYTITIIYGGLLVSNRALTIGQLVSFIAYIGNMVWPMFAIGYLFNILERGSASYDRVEKLLDEKPAITDQNADQSIHAQDIDGDLKYEVKSFAYPDEPQIPVLHNIDFTLKTGQTLGLVGKVGAGKTTIIQLLLREFDQYDGKITLNGHDIREIPLNVLLRQISYVPQNNYLFSTSIQKNIAFSDANSDESAVISAAKKSDLHNDILQMPGGYNTLIGENGVSLSGGQKQRMSIARALLKQSKILVLDDALSAVDARTEMAILKSLRQERKGKTTLIATHRLTSVMGADLILVLKDGRIVERGTHDQLLAENGWYADMWQRQELEEKVGE; encoded by the coding sequence ATGGGTATATTTTTTAAGCTTGGATGGTTTTTTAAAAAGGAGAAAAAACGGTACCTAATTGGTGTGACCTTCTTGGCTTTAACGTCTGTAATTAATTTGGTTCCACCGCGAATATTAGGACTAATGGCTGATCAGCTCGATAAAGGACATATTTCTTGGCAAGAATATGGCTTGTTAATTTTGACAATCATTTTCGCGGCACTACTATTATATGGCTTTCGTTACTTGTGGCGCAGGCAAATATGGGGTGGAGCGGCAGAACTAGAACTGCAGTTGCGCTCGAAATTATTTCGGCATTTTATGGAAATGGATCGCACTTTTTATCAACGCCACCGAACAGGTGATTTAATGGCGCACGCAACCAATGATGTTTCAGCTATTCAAGAAGTTGCTGGTGAAGGTGTTTTGACTTTGGTCGATTCTTTATTAATGAGTGTTTCAACCATGATTGCAATGATCATCTTTGTTGACTGGCGGTTGACGATAGTTGCTTTAATTCCCTTACCATTCTTAGCTTGGGGAGCTTGGAAGTTGGGCGATCAATTATATGATGCCTTTGATGAATCACAGGCTGCTTTTTCCCGCCTCAATAATAAAACACAAGAATCTGTTTCAGGAATTAAGGTCCTAAAAACTTTTGGTCAGGGTAAAGAAGATACGCAAGCATTCAATGATATGATTGCTAATACGATCAAAATCAATAAACGTGTTTTCAAGTGGGATTCGTTGTTTGATCCACTAGGTACTTTACTAATCGGTTTAACTTACACAATTACAATTATCTATGGTGGGTTATTGGTTAGTAACCGGGCTCTTACAATTGGCCAATTAGTTTCTTTCATTGCGTATATTGGGAACATGGTTTGGCCAATGTTTGCAATTGGCTATTTATTTAATATTCTAGAACGTGGTAGTGCCAGTTACGACCGTGTTGAAAAGTTACTGGATGAAAAGCCTGCAATTACTGATCAAAATGCTGATCAAAGCATTCATGCCCAAGATATTGATGGCGACTTAAAATATGAAGTAAAATCCTTTGCTTATCCGGATGAACCACAAATTCCGGTTTTGCACAATATTGATTTCACTTTGAAAACGGGTCAGACTCTTGGCTTGGTCGGTAAAGTTGGTGCTGGTAAAACGACCATCATTCAACTTTTGCTGCGCGAATTTGATCAATATGATGGCAAAATCACTTTAAACGGTCATGATATTCGGGAAATTCCTCTGAATGTTCTATTAAGACAAATTTCTTACGTGCCGCAAAACAATTACCTCTTTTCTACTAGTATTCAAAAAAATATTGCTTTTTCTGATGCAAATTCCGATGAAAGTGCGGTCATTTCTGCTGCGAAAAAGAGTGATTTGCACAATGATATTCTACAAATGCCTGGCGGATATAATACGCTAATTGGCGAAAATGGCGTTTCCTTATCTGGTGGTCAAAAACAAAGAATGTCTATTGCTAGGGCGCTTTTAAAGCAAAGTAAAATTTTGGTTTTGGACGATGCGCTATCAGCAGTCGATGCCAGAACAGAAATGGCTATTTTGAAATCACTTCGGCAGGAGAGAAAAGGGAAAACAACCTTAATTGCAACTCACCGATTAACTTCCGTAATGGGAGCAGATTTGATTTTGGTATTAAAAGACGGACGAATTGTTGAACGAGGCACACATGATCAATTATTAGCAGAAAATGGCTGGTACGCTGATATGTGGCAACGGCAAGAATTAGAAGAAAAGGTAGGTGAATAG
- a CDS encoding YneF family protein: MKLGLAIVLIIVALLIGLVGGFYGARAYMKKYFKDNPPISEDMIVAMMSQMGQKPSAKKVNQVMNMMKHQK, encoded by the coding sequence ATGAAATTAGGATTAGCGATTGTTTTAATTATTGTTGCATTATTAATTGGCCTTGTTGGCGGTTTTTATGGTGCAAGAGCATACATGAAGAAATACTTTAAAGATAATCCACCAATCAGTGAGGATATGATCGTTGCCATGATGTCACAAATGGGGCAAAAGCCTTCCGCTAAGAAGGTTAACCAGGTGATGAACATGATGAAGCATCAAAAATAG
- a CDS encoding DUF896 domain-containing protein: MTEDNEKKMINRINELYHKKEKEGLSDEEEKEREKLHQEFIKNFRAGFKQDVENLVIIDKNGKEITSEKAKKAQRKKGLRKD, encoded by the coding sequence ATGACAGAAGACAATGAAAAAAAGATGATTAATCGGATAAACGAACTATATCATAAGAAAGAAAAAGAAGGTTTGTCTGATGAAGAAGAAAAAGAACGTGAAAAACTTCATCAAGAATTTATCAAGAACTTTCGTGCCGGTTTTAAGCAAGATGTTGAAAACCTTGTCATAATTGATAAGAATGGCAAGGAAATTACTTCTGAAAAAGCAAAGAAAGCTCAGCGGAAGAAAGGTTTACGAAAAGACTAA
- the lexA gene encoding transcriptional repressor LexA, with translation MTNKQSSKQLQILRYIYDTVEKRGFPPTVREICQGVQLSSTSTVHGHLSRLERKGLIVKDATKPRALEITDEGKKAIGVKPTEIPVVGVVTAGQPILAVEDIEDYFPLPPDLENDAGDLFMLRVHGESMINAGILNGDNVIVRKQSSATNGEIVVAMTDENEATVKRFYKEKDHYRLQPENDNMAPIILNSVHILGKVVGLYRNNIN, from the coding sequence ATGACTAACAAACAAAGTTCAAAACAATTACAAATTTTACGTTATATCTATGACACAGTTGAAAAGCGCGGATTTCCGCCAACTGTGCGAGAAATCTGCCAAGGAGTTCAACTTTCTTCGACTTCGACTGTTCACGGTCATTTGTCACGGTTGGAACGCAAAGGCCTTATTGTTAAGGATGCCACCAAGCCGCGAGCATTGGAAATAACAGACGAAGGTAAGAAAGCCATTGGCGTTAAGCCAACTGAAATACCTGTTGTCGGTGTTGTTACTGCCGGTCAGCCAATTTTGGCGGTTGAAGATATCGAAGATTACTTCCCTCTTCCACCAGATTTAGAAAATGATGCTGGTGACCTGTTCATGCTACGTGTTCACGGAGAAAGTATGATTAATGCTGGTATTTTAAACGGTGACAATGTTATTGTTCGTAAACAAAGCTCAGCAACAAATGGTGAAATTGTTGTTGCCATGACAGATGAAAACGAAGCAACTGTTAAACGTTTTTATAAGGAAAAAGATCATTATCGTCTTCAACCTGAAAATGATAACATGGCACCGATTATTCTTAATAGTGTTCATATTTTAGGTAAAGTTGTTGGTCTTTACCGCAATAATATTAATTAG